A genomic window from candidate division WOR-3 bacterium includes:
- a CDS encoding TIGR01777 family oxidoreductase: MRILITGASGFLGSYISQKFYEKGYEIFVITRKPEKTKFKAFLWNGRDIIGNIDTEGFDSVINLAGENIFSLRWTESKKERIFTSRVNFTKKLCDFISTFKVKPEVFIQASAIGYYNGGDEEINENGEKGNKFLSYVVEEWERASELIEEMGVRRVIARLGIVLGNGGFIKKIELPFKFFLGSIIGNKERWISWIHIEDVYKIFSFFIDKRNLKGIFNLVSPNPVKTFDFYKTFSKVLKRPLLFYIPDFILKIIMGEMADNLILQNQRVIPFNLLKEGYKFKFPLIEDAIKDIYN; the protein is encoded by the coding sequence ATGAGAATTTTGATTACAGGTGCAAGTGGATTTTTAGGAAGTTATATTTCACAAAAGTTCTATGAAAAGGGTTATGAAATTTTTGTTATTACAAGAAAACCCGAGAAAACGAAATTCAAAGCTTTTTTATGGAATGGAAGAGATATAATTGGAAATATAGATACTGAGGGTTTTGATTCTGTAATAAATCTTGCGGGTGAAAACATTTTTTCATTAAGGTGGACTGAATCTAAAAAAGAAAGAATTTTTACAAGCAGGGTAAATTTTACAAAGAAACTATGTGATTTTATAAGCACTTTTAAGGTTAAACCAGAAGTTTTTATTCAAGCATCAGCCATAGGTTATTATAATGGAGGTGATGAAGAAATAAATGAAAATGGGGAAAAGGGTAATAAATTTCTTTCCTATGTAGTAGAAGAGTGGGAAAGAGCTTCAGAGTTAATAGAAGAGATGGGAGTAAGGAGAGTTATTGCAAGACTTGGTATTGTCTTGGGTAATGGTGGTTTTATTAAAAAAATAGAATTACCTTTTAAATTTTTTCTTGGTTCAATTATAGGTAATAAAGAGAGGTGGATTTCCTGGATTCACATTGAAGATGTTTATAAGATTTTTTCTTTTTTTATTGATAAAAGAAATTTGAAAGGAATTTTTAATTTAGTTTCTCCTAACCCTGTTAAAACTTTTGATTTTTATAAGACTTTTTCAAAGGTTTTGAAAAGACCCCTTTTATTTTACATTCCTGATTTTATTTTAAAAATTATAATGGGTGAAATGGCTGATAATTTGATATTGCAGAATCAGAGGGTTATACCCTTTAATCTTTTAAAGGAAGGTTATAAATTTAAATTTCCATTAATTGAAGATGCTATAAAAGATATTTATAATTAG